A DNA window from Canis lupus dingo isolate Sandy chromosome 2, ASM325472v2, whole genome shotgun sequence contains the following coding sequences:
- the HCRTR1 gene encoding orexin/Hypocretin receptor type 1 codes for MEPSATPGAQTGTPTGGGELSPSLVPPDYEDEFLRYLWRDYLYPKQYEWVLIAAYVAVFLVALVGNTLVCLAVWRNHHMRTVTNYFIVNLSLADVLVTAICLPASLLVDITESWLFGHTLCKVIPYLQAVSVSVAVLTLSFIALDRWYAICHPLLFKSTARRARSSILGIWAVSLAVMVPQAAVMECSSVLPELANRTRLFSVCDEHWADDLYPKIYHSCFFIVTYLAPLGLMAMAYFQIFRKLWGRQIPGTTSALVRNWKRPSDQLEDQGPGLSAEPPPRARAFLAEVKQMRARRKTAKMLMVLLLVFALCYLPISVLNVLKRVFGMFRQSSDREAVYACFTFSHWLVYANSAANPIIYNFLSGKFREQFKAAFSCCLPGLGPCGSPKAPSPRSSASHKSLSLHSRCSVSKVPEHVVLTSVTTVLP; via the exons ATGGAGCCCTCAGCCACCCCAGGGGCCCAGACTGGGACCCCCACCGGCGGCGGGGAGCTGTCTCCGTCACTGGTGCCTCCCGACTATGAAGACGAGTTCCTGCGCTATCTGTGGCGCGATTACCTGTACCCAAAGCAGTATGAGTGGGTCCTCATCGCTGCCTACGTGGCTGTGTTCCTAGTGGCCCTGGTGGGCAACACGCTGG TCTGCCTGGCCGTGTGGAGGAACCACCACATGAGGACGGTCACCAACTATTTCATTGTCAACCTGTCCCTGGCTGATGTGCTGGTGACAGCCATCTGCCTCCCGGCCAGCCTGCTGGTAGACATCACTGAGTCCTGGCTCTTCGGTCATACCCTCTGCAAAGTCATCCCCTACCTACAG GCCGTGTCTGTGTCGGTGGCAGTGCTGACTCTCAGCTTCATCGCCCTGGACCGCTGGTATGCCATCTGCCACCCGCTGTTGTTCAAGAGCACCGCCCGGCGCGCCCGCAGCTCCATCCTGGGCATCTGGGCTGTGTCATTGGCTGTCATGGTACCTCAGGCTGCCGTCATGGAATGCAGCAGCGTGCTCCCTGAGCTAGCCAACCGCACCcgcctcttctctgtgtgtgatGAACACTGGGCAG ATGACCTCTATCCCAAGATCTACCACAGTTGCTTCTTCATTGTCACCTACTTGGCCCCACTGGGCCTCATGGCCATGGCCTATTTCCAGATCTTCCGCAAGCTCTGGGGCCGCCAG ATCCCTGGCACCACATCGGCCCTGGTGAGGAACTGGAAGCGGCCCTCGGACCAGCTGGAGGACCAGGGGCCCGGCCTGAGCGCGGAACCCCCCCCTCGGGCCCGGGCCTTCCTGGCTGAGGTGAAGCAGATGCGAGCGCGGAGGAAGACGGCCAAGATGCtgatggtgctgctgctggtcttTGCCCTCTGCTACCTGCCCATCAGTGTCCTCAATGTCCTCAAGAG GGTGTTCGGGATGTTCCGCCAATCCAGTGACCGAGAAGCCGTGTACGCCTGCTTCACCTTCTCCCACTGGCTGGTGTATGCCAACAGCGCTGCCAACCCCATCATCTACAACTTCCTCAGCG GCAAATTCCGGGAGCAGTTTAAGGCCgccttctcctgctgcctgcctggcCTGGGTCCCTGCGGCTCTCCGAaggcccccagcccccgctcCTCTGCCAGCCACAAGTCCTTGTCCTTGCACAGCCGGTGCTCCGTCTCCAAAGTCCCCGAGCACGTGGTGCTCACCAGTGTCACCACGGTGCTGCCCTga